One window of Trifolium pratense cultivar HEN17-A07 linkage group LG5, ARS_RC_1.1, whole genome shotgun sequence genomic DNA carries:
- the LOC123885771 gene encoding uncharacterized protein LOC123885771: MMIHQTLSSSSSYSYSSFSPFFPLQIKSKSFQMFNTPPPYLYLNKHLTFPLIIHNYPSPCCSLHFCTNTSDSTSFEVSYLINNFNFSPQFASKLSSTYKVRFNTSQNPDLVLNFFRNNGFSETQLRYIISKAPRLLSCDPSKRVLPKFQFLLSKGASNSDIVNLVSKNPMVLSPSLENHIIPTYELLYRFLQSDKDIIAGVVHNPALLSDHLVPQNITMLIKNGVTDSSIARLFRTRSRSLNTNTRCMLKLVEELKDLGFNPSKITFGIALEAKLTVNKTLWEEKVDAFKKWGWSDEDVTEAFRRQPHCMLVSIDKINLVMSFWVDQLGWDVLALAKGPSVFSNSLEKRIIPRASVVQFLLKKGGVILSIKAL, encoded by the exons ATGATGATACACCAAACCttatcatcttcatcttcatattcatattcatccttttctccattttttCCACTTCAAATCAAATCTAAATCTTTTCAAATGTTCAATACACCACCACCTTATTTATATCTTAACAAACACTTAACTTTCCCTCTTATCATCCATAACTATCCATCACCATGTTGTTCTCTGCATTTCTGCACCAACACTTCTGATTCAACATCTTTTGAAGTTTCCTACCTCATCAACAATTTCAACTTCTCCCCACAATTTGCTTCCAAACTCTCCTCAACTTACAAGGTTCGTTTCAACACTTCCCAAAACCCTGATTTAGTTCTCAACTTCTTTAGAAACAATGGTTTCTCAGAAACCCAATTACGTTATATCATTTCCAAGGCACCAAGGTTACTTTCCTGTGACCCCTCCAAAAGGGTATTgccaaagtttcaatttttactaTCCAAAGGTGCTTCTAACTCTGACATTGTTAACCTTGTCAGTAAGAACCCTATGGTCCTGTCTCCAAGCTTGGAGAATCATATAATCCCAACCTATGAATTGCTTTATAGATTTTTGCAATCAGACAAGGACATTATTGCTGGTGTAGTTCATAATCCAGCATTACTTAGTGACCATCTTGTGCCACAAAACATCACAATGTTGATTAAGAATGGAGTTACAGATTCAAGCATTGCAAGATTGTTTCGGACGCGGTCACGATCATTGAATACGAATACACGTTGCATGCTGAAGTTGGTGGAGGAATTGAAGGATTTGGGTTTTAATCCTTCAAAAATAACTTTTGGTATAGCATTGGAAGCCAAACTAACTGTAAACAAAACATTGTGGGAAGAAAAAGTTGATGCCTTTAAGAAATGGGGTTGGTCTGATGAAGATGTTACAGAAGCATTTAGAAGGCAGCCTCATTGTATGTTGGTATCtattgataaaattaatttagtgATGAGCTTTTGGGTCGATCAGTTGGGTTGGGATGTGCTTGCCCTTGCAAAAGGACCGTCCGTTTTTTCAAATAGTTTGGAAAAAAGGATCATTCCAAGGGCCTCAGTTGTGCAATTTCTGTTGAAGAAAG GAGGAGTCATCTTATCTATTAAAGCTTTATGA